Proteins encoded in a region of the Thermodesulfobacteriota bacterium genome:
- a CDS encoding HAMP domain-containing sensor histidine kinase, which produces MAVSTPVTARGRSSEAIGILVNHYDFELINGVMTGESGLKLGALTQRRGLGETGETYLVDQSGTMITDSLFVEDAAFRQKVETYPVGRCLRENLESIGTWPDYRGVPVAGASMCITGGDFKWVLITEQDVAEAFAQVENMKKISIVLTLSFFIIAVLAARSMAKSIADPLKALHDGTEIIGGGDLDHRIGLDRDDELGLLSRAFDTMTQKLNDRTVELNKTLYREKELGELKTRFISMASHEFRTPLTSILSSSDIIKRYAARMTEEERAERIDKIQSEVTHMTEMLEDVLIIGKAEAGKLEFKPRAFDLKKLCRAFAEGALFSAGESHDVEFSWAGECDDVMGDEKLLKNILSNLLSNAVKYSPDGGKVLFDVSCDEETAVFLIKDEGIGIPEKDMKRLFTPFHRGKNTGDIPGTGLGLAITKNSVDLHGGTIEVDSEAGKGTAFLVTIPVGKKGG; this is translated from the coding sequence TTGGCGGTATCGACACCGGTAACAGCTCGGGGCAGGTCTTCCGAGGCCATCGGCATACTCGTGAACCACTATGATTTCGAACTGATAAACGGGGTGATGACGGGTGAGAGCGGCCTGAAACTCGGGGCCTTGACTCAGCGCAGGGGCCTTGGAGAGACCGGGGAGACCTACCTTGTCGACCAGTCCGGAACCATGATTACCGATTCGTTGTTTGTAGAGGATGCCGCTTTCAGGCAAAAAGTGGAGACTTATCCGGTGGGAAGATGTCTACGGGAAAACCTGGAATCAATTGGCACCTGGCCGGATTATCGTGGCGTGCCCGTAGCGGGCGCTTCCATGTGCATAACGGGTGGGGACTTCAAGTGGGTGCTCATTACGGAACAGGACGTCGCCGAGGCCTTCGCGCAGGTTGAAAATATGAAGAAGATATCGATTGTTCTAACGCTGTCCTTTTTTATTATTGCCGTTCTGGCGGCACGTTCCATGGCCAAATCGATTGCAGACCCGCTCAAGGCCCTTCATGATGGCACGGAGATAATAGGAGGGGGCGACCTGGACCACAGGATAGGGCTTGACAGGGATGATGAGCTGGGCCTTCTTTCCCGGGCATTCGACACGATGACACAAAAATTAAACGATAGGACCGTCGAGCTCAACAAGACGCTCTACAGGGAGAAGGAGCTTGGAGAGCTGAAGACGCGCTTCATCTCCATGGCCTCACACGAGTTCAGGACGCCGCTTACCTCGATACTCTCCAGCAGCGACATAATCAAGCGCTACGCCGCCAGGATGACCGAGGAGGAGAGGGCCGAGCGCATCGACAAGATACAGTCCGAGGTCACGCACATGACCGAGATGCTGGAGGACGTCCTTATAATAGGTAAGGCCGAGGCCGGAAAGCTCGAGTTCAAGCCCCGCGCGTTCGATCTGAAGAAGCTCTGCAGGGCGTTCGCCGAGGGGGCCCTGTTTTCCGCGGGGGAAAGCCATGACGTCGAGTTCTCCTGGGCCGGGGAGTGCGATGATGTGATGGGGGACGAGAAGCTCCTTAAAAACATCCTGAGCAACCTCCTCTCGAACGCCGTCAAGTATTCGCCCGACGGGGGGAAGGTTTTGTTCGACGTGTCCTGCGACGAGGAGACGGCGGTCTTCCTGATAAAGGACGAGGGCATAGGCATTCCCGAGAAGGATATGAAGCGGCTCTTCACGCCGTTCCACAGGGGTAAGAACACAGGGGATATCCCGGGCACCGGGCTCGGGCTCGCTATAACCAAGAACTCGGTCGACCTGCACGGCGGCACGATAGAGGTGGATAGCGAGGCTGGCAAAGGCACCGCCTTTCTGGTAACGATACCGGTCGGTAAAAAAGGAGGGTA